Part of the Pseudomonadota bacterium genome, ACCCGCCCGGGTCTGGACGAAAAAAATCGGTCCCGGTGAATCGAGTTTGATGGCCGCGGCAATCAGGGGAAACAGCGCCAGGTTGATCAGCATGCCGACCACGGCTCCGCCTAAATCGAGGGCTCTTTTGAGCAGCAACTGATCCGGGTCCAGGGTGACCGGGTGCAGCACCACCATGGGCAGCTCCGCCAGCCGGGCGAATTCGCATTTACTGATGCGGTTCTCGTTGATATTGAGGATTATCTTGCAGGTTTTGCCGGCGGCTTCGGCCAGTTCCAGATAGGGGTCGATGGCGGGGCTCTGCGGTTTGCGGGGCAGGGCGAAATAGATTTCGTCGACGATGTTTTCAATCATGGCCTTGGCGAAGAGCAGCGGCTGGGTACTGTGATTGAGGTCGATGACGCCGGCGATTTTCAGGCCGTAGGGGTTGCCGGGATGAAAAATCGTTTGCAGCTGTTTCAGCTTTTCTCCGCTGCCGATTAACAGCGCCGAACGATAATTGGCGCCTTTGGCGCGAAGCCGATCGAGAATGATTTTGAGGGCAAGTTTGAGCGTGCCGAGGATGAGCAGGGAAAGGCCGGTAAAATAGAGCAGTAATAGGCGGCTGTAGTGCGTCGCGTGACTTAAGAACAGGATCGCCGCGGCCAGGGCCAGGACCACGCCGAAGGCGGCGGCCAGGCGCCGGCTGATTTGGGTGAGCGTCAGATAGCGAAGTTTGTGATACAGCCCGGCGCGGTAAAGGTTGAAAAGCAGCACCGGAATGAAAACGATGGTGATCCAGCCGTAGTCATTCCAGTCTTCTGACCCGGGAGGGCGCTGAAAGCGCAGGTAGAAGGCTCCCCAGAAGGTTGCGGCCAGCAATAGCAGATCTATGAGAATCGCCGTGCGGCGGACGATGGTTGAATGTTCCTTCAGCA contains:
- a CDS encoding sugar transferase — encoded protein: MNMVISGMLKEHSTIVRRTAILIDLLLLAATFWGAFYLRFQRPPGSEDWNDYGWITIVFIPVLLFNLYRAGLYHKLRYLTLTQISRRLAAAFGVVLALAAAILFLSHATHYSRLLLLYFTGLSLLILGTLKLALKIILDRLRAKGANYRSALLIGSGEKLKQLQTIFHPGNPYGLKIAGVIDLNHSTQPLLFAKAMIENIVDEIYFALPRKPQSPAIDPYLELAEAAGKTCKIILNINENRISKCEFARLAELPMVVLHPVTLDPDQLLLKRALDLGGAVVGMLINLALFPLIAAAIKLDSPGPIFFVQTRAGQNGRLFQLYKYRTMYQGAEALQQELMAQNELNGAVFKLTNDPRITRVGRCLRKTSLDELPQFWNVLTGDMSLVGTRPPTPDEVEKYDLRHHRRLSMKPGITGLWQVSGRNQITDFDQIVALDTDYIDRWSLWLDCRILGKTFLVIWSGK